The genomic region atACGTCATCTTGTTATAAAATTGCTTgttcatttttatgaatttttggaaATATTAAGTTGGAACATTTAAGGTTTTGTGCGATTTCCGCTCTTGTAGTGATAAATTATCCTTTACTTGTTTTCAGTAACATAACATAATTCAATTTCTTCACAAATTAACTATACGTAGAGGCTTATTTGTTAAACAGGTATAACTCTGATTTACCTTTACTAAAGATTCATCTTTATTTCAACCTTTACTTGTTTTTGATCACTTGTAATTAATCTGTACATGAACTTTACaacatagttttaatttttagtttaaaacggtatttgtttgttatttgttatagAATCTCAGTAAAACTATTTCTTGAAGAATGATATTTGAAGTAACGAAACCGGTAGAATAAATtaagaagagaagaaaaaaatgttgtgaCAAAAACCgcaaaattaaaactgaatatttatgtttcttcTCACGGACCCGTGAAAGTTCATACAAAGTTTAGTGAACATCCATTAATAAGAAGTGAGGTAATTGTCAAAAAGTAGCCCataaaaaaaccacaaaatgaaaatttgtttaaattcgtTCTATGTAACAAATGAACATTCATAGCAATTCGGGTGAAAATCCACCTACAGCATGCGATGTAGTTTCATAAATATGCAACTGACAGTACTTTGGTTTGAATATCATGTAACTCTActatagggctatctgcgctagccgtccctaatttagtagtgtaagagtagagggaaggcagttcgtcattactatccaccgtcaactcttgggctactctttcaccaaagaatagtgggagtaaacgtaacataataatgccctcacgactgaaaatgcgagcatgtttggtgcgactggaatttaacccgcgaccctcagattacgagtcgcacgccttaacacgcttggccatgtcaacGTTTTAAATAAATACCACGTACTTCGTTTCTTATGAAGCTAAACCCACGACCCTGTATATCACagtgattgttttttaattttgtaagtcctacagtatttaattaatattttaatatcaccTCAGGTGTTAgtttaacattattcaaatatatatttttaaacgtgtttgacaaatgttttactaaGACCGActctgttaatttatatttttttgtacaatattttgttgttctttgacCCAgtgtagccccccgctagtacagcggtatgtctccggatttacaacgctaaaatcagggttccgattcccctcggtgggctgagcagatagccctttgtggctttgctatacgaaaaacacacacacaagaccCAGTGTAAAATCGTCTACACGCATAAACCGTATTATAAACCTCACATTCATCAACTTCTGATACTTTAACTATTATAcatgtgaaaatattatttaactaagAACAGGTAGAAAATGTCACACTACATTCTaagattttttaattatgttgcatATTATTGCTGATAATTCTTAGACATGTGGGAAGAAAACCTTGATCCaattaactttcatattttttaaatttcttcatgataccatataaaatgtattataatgtatCATGTACAATCCATCAATGATACCAATATCATATCACCTATACTTAGCTACTGgtctgaaataaattacaatttttaaataacagtCATGAGTGTAGATTCTCTGTGTTCTAAATACAAAAGTAGAAAAGTTCAAATAATCTACAAACAACCAAATTTTATTAAGGTTGAATATTATCTTTAAAGTTTTCCATCCTTTTTCTGGACTTCTccatattatttgtaacaaatatagGAAGTCCCTTGCGTAATAGGGCAATTAGGTAAACTGTATATGCAATTTTACTCAAATTGTATTTTCCATTTAATAAATTGATCAAACTTTAATTTCTAACAGTTCAATAAACAGCGTGCTTGCAATTACCTGCACGTCTAACATTTCAACAACAATACTCATAGTAAGTAAATACAGCTCTTGCAGCCGAAATATTGGTATGTATTTCATAATCGAATTTAGAACCAAATAGTATGTATTAAAGCATTCAAGATTATGTGTAATTCAGTTTGTCTTttaaattatgattgtttgtacCAATTAAAAAAGCAATACCAAAAGATTAAATAGCAGTAGCATTGAAAACCTGTATCGTAAATCAAAAAGTATATCGTTACTTGTTGAGGgtagtaagtaaataattaattaaaataaaacagcttcgtatttaaacaaatataagatTTAGATCACCGATTAATaagcaaaacaaaatcaaaaacaataactaaataaatgtacCCTGACATTTCTTACCCTTAAACTGAACGTCTTATATGATCTACCACAAAAAATGCtgtcaaaaaataaagaaagaaagaaaatcgtATTTTGTGCAGAAAGTACTTTATTCTTACAAGTAcactatattacatttattatgtgGAACATCCATTTTAAATGcgatttctttttaattttatttattacttgacATTCAACAATAGCTCTAATTCTATCATTCATTCTTAATTGTTAACGTCGCGACGCCGTCTACCAGGTCCACCAGCGAAATTGGCAGCAGCTAATCCCATGAGATGTTTAGCAGCTTGGCTTCCAGAAAATCCACGGGACAATCCTAAGTCCAGTCCTCGCTTCTCACTAAATAATATCGGAATAAAAGATAATCAAAacatgttgtattgtttatttaacaacaaatcaGGGGCTAGATTCCCTCGTTGAAATCAggaaatagcccaatgtggattactataagaaaacacatttaacaacaaaaactgttcagCAGAACAGTATTACAGATAAATAGTGAATTTACTGTGTGATGTTTGCAGTTCATTACATTTTAGTCAAATATTTCCTAAATCAATTTACACgtataaggaaaatattttatacatccgaataatatttctttattaaactgaATAGTGAAAGAAAAATAGTTGTAGACCAGAAAAGTCTTCGTTCTGAAAGCTGCTATGATTGTTCAGTGAAATATTTAGCTCTAGTTTACCTCTGTCTTCCTTTTCTTTCAATTTcatcgaatattttaatatttattagtaataGAATGCAATTTTCGCTTTTTTTTTATAGATACTttttcttataatcaaataattataagtaCAGAGATTTCAAAacactaaataacaaatacagttttttaCGTACGTTTTACCACTTTCAGAAGCGAGCAGACTCTCCACTACTCCGTTCAATACTCGCCTCGCTTCATCAGGATGTTCAATTTCCAATAGACCGCGTTGAAACCTAAAAGCATATTAGTCAATAATGTGAAAGAGAACTACCTCACATGAATAGTCAAAGATACATTTTGAACATGCAACTTTTTATTGAAGAATATATCtagataaaattacaaaaaaatcataatgtaTTTTCGTGATATGAACCTGAGATGGTATAACATAATTATTGGTGTTTCGGGAACATAAGGAAACAAAGTATATCGAGAAATATTATTATGGAGAAATAAATTTCTACGTAGATAGTTACGACGTCATAATTAaccttatttttcttatctaGATGTAGAGTACCCTTGTTCGAGAATAATAAgtacttttttttcttaagaaaaagAAGTGTAGGATATTTGGAGTATATGCCAATTACTCAAGGACTTGTATTGAGTTCTCTCTAACCCATATACCTACTAGTTTGTGATGTTTAACAATAGCCAATAATTCTACCAGAAATGAGTGCATTATTTCTCTGTAAAGCTGTAGAAACTAAATTTACATAAGTTTCCAGATTTATCGACTATATTTGCGGATCAAATCACAGACCAATGTATTTTATCCAGTAAAGTTCTTGTGTATGTTGCTAAAagcatatttactttatttgctGTAGTAATTGGCTCAAACAGACAGAGAAATTCCCGAAGCTGAAGAGCAGAATGAACGTAACCAAAGTGAAGAAATCACGAACATTTTAATTATGAGATGAAAGCCAtcctatttttaaattgtttttacattatGCATGCGATCTGTATTTTACCGCTTTTTCTCTGATTCAAATTAAGGATTTACGATACactgataaaaaatattcagCCTCACATTATATGACCCATATTATGAAGTttggaaaatttataaaaaggaCAAATCCATACATTTCGAACTAATGTATTATCTTCACACCACCTCCTTTGGAAGGAAATATATctattccaaattttaaaaagaatGGTTACAGGAGTTTATatcattatttcaaatttataatatcaaTAAAGGATGTGGTTCACTCTtggataaatatgtaaaatagatTGTATTTTTGGAATGAAAGTTGACAATTATCGATAATTGGAAAGCTGAAGTAGTTCATAATATTTAAAGGTTGTTACCCAGATGtcgatttgatttttttttctctcttcagGCTACATGATTTAGAAACTGAACATAGAACATGAAACTCACTTCAAAACTAacctaataaattattatacgtaaTTCTACTAATAAAGAAATGTGATACAGAAATTTACTTTGTCTATTGTTGTTAAATAGAGATTAATAGTTTTagataaaagtatttcattaatgtaattttaaacgtAGCTCAGGAACCCTTAGTTTACATAATGatttaaatcatatatatttcagtaaaagaACCTTGTTTTCAATGTAAAGCTTCGTGTTTACCGTTATGCTACAATCCAAATAAACTAAGTACGTCGTACATAAAGAcacgttatttttataaaacatctcagtCAGCACGTGTTTACATCAGTCAGAATAATTTCTATCACTCTTATGTCAATACAGATAATGTTTTACCGATCGCTAGTGGAAGAGAATAAAGCTCACCTGAATATCTACTTCTTAATTAAAAGTGagtttacaaaaactaaaaatacttagTTCTGTATAACAACATCCTGATATATTGATATTGTAATCAAATATTTGGCGCCTTCTTGGGAAAGTAAGGTTGTTTTCAGCTacacataaaactacatttttactgTAGTTCGCGGCTCTAAGTGACCTGATGAACTGTAATATTGCAAGTATTAGATCCAAATGCTGTTACGTAACACCCAACTACTTGTCATTTCTTCAATTGGAAAACGTTATTTGTCTCAATGCAACAATATAAATCAATGAAGCATTTACCTTCTATTTATAATGTACAATGTGCAGTCAGCGACAGAAACTCATATTCTAAGAGACCTGGAATAAGCAGTTTTCCCTTTTAAAGCAAAAGTAGTTGGTTTGGATTCTACTTGATATTAGCAAATCCTTTTGAAATTACACCTCTCAGTTGGAAATACGAAAATGAGGTAATGTTAAGAATGACTTCTCTCGCCTGAAGCGTGATTTTGGTAATAAAATTGAATGGCGTCATATTTACAATAGAAAATATAAGGCAGCCATTAACCAGTACTCTTTCACTATTTAGTCACTTTTAAACGAATAGGATTATATATAGCTATAGTTATAAACGTTCCTTAGCTGAATACGAAATACGAATTCGAAAGCAAACATGATAACAAGGCTGTAGAAAGTAATAATCTAAAGTGATATCAAAGaaagataatttaactaattGTAGTTCTTTCTTCACAATCTAGTAATTAAATCTAAAGTAATTCTAACTTACATAGTTTAAGGTAAGTATGTTGTGTAATGAAATATCTCTTCGGCTCAATAGGGTTGTTATTGTTAATTCAATGCTTTCGTACATGAGACATataaagtatgtatgtatgtacaatCAGATATCTCACCCTATAGTATAACTGGagtatattaaataagagtaaagtATAACACTAATTTAAGGTATATGTGTAAGAAACTTATACTGTAAAATAACGAGAATATTCTGTAACCAACCTGTACTGAGGCAAGGAAGCTGACAAGACTGACATCAGGAGAAACATGATAATGAAACCAACGATTACTGATATTTTGACCATAGTGTCTATATAAGAATAAAGGACACAAAGTATAAGTTAATAATGGTATTATATAAAGTATATCACATTATGTCCAACTTTGATTAAGTCTGCAGATAGCAGAGAAATTAAGACACCAAAAACTACACAAGATATAGAGGACATGCTGTTTAGATCTATAGTTCATTAAATGGACatgttgcatatttatattaatattgaaatatggAATTACAACAACGTATCCAAACTTTATCTAAACTTATTATTACAAACACGCatcttaaataaaaacacaaaaggcCCTATTGAAGACTAGTAAGTTTGCCTTCTTTCTATGCTATTAACGAAATTAAGTCTATCTGATAACACATCActagaatttataattttattaacgtAAACTTCCAACCACTTTTGATCTGccactttcttttattatcacaACCAAACGACCCTATGAAAACaacactataaacaaaattacattgtaGTAAGACTGATAGTCTCTGAAGTTAAGATCCTCGCACTTAATGTAATGTTACATCTGTTACAAGTAACAGGCTTTGTTACCTGTATATCGAAGGCACATGTGACTGTAATGGccatgtaatattttttcattatttgacttagaatttcgcggaaagctacaaaAAAATAGATATCAATCCATAGTTACACTAACAGTCTAAAAGCAAGACAAAAAAGTGAACAGCATTCGCCAACATATCTTGTGATAATATTATCTAAAAGGATAGTTGTAAGTTACATCGCTCTAATGAAAGGCAAATAGCAGCTAACTACTGATCGTTCATTTGACGTACTAGTCAAACGATTGATCTGGTAATTAGCGTCACATTGCGTTATATCATATAACTCTACATACACCCGAGGTTAAAAAAATAGTGttgtatatttcagtttttcaGACAATTATTTTATGCTCACTGATATTAATCTCTTCTGTCCTAGACGGTACAACAGAAGTTTACTTGTAATTTGTTCGTACCtcttaaacataaaaacaatcaaaaagcACATTTACACATACAgattaaaatgtgaaagttactCTAACTAGGTAAAAAGTATAAGTCAAATATTATGGAACTATATGACATTCATGAATGATTACATTAAACCGACACGAAATtagtatatattttagtttctttttcctATAGAATGTTACGTTTTTAAAGGTATAACACTTTCCCATCcactttaaaaattcaaataaacaaacaaaccatgaatGTTTTCAACTATTAATTATAACAAGTTGTTACTGAAGTACAGATTTGGTTGTTATATGAGTTAAAAGATGTGAATTTACCTCTGGAGTGATGCAGAGACTCAGCTGAAAATTCCACTCTTCTGTCAGGTAGGATCTTGAAATAGCTGGTGGGACTCGTTCAGTGCTGTTGACTGACTACCAGATATGATAGGCTGACTGCTTTTATAGAGAACTCAGTTAGTGGAGAATGCAAGATTGACGTCCGTATGACGTCACCTAGACACTTTTATTACTGGTCATGGAGAGTATGAAGTCTGTAGAACAATCTGGGCGGAGTTGTTATAGCAGTGTTTAATAGAACACTGAAACAGACGTGGTGAGATGTAGATGTTGgacaatattatgtatacaagtaGATTTATTTTGTCATTAACCAAACTCCGTATGTTAACGATAATGTTTTGTCATTAGTTTCTTATGCTGTTGTTCCTGTGATTTGAAAGATGGAATTTACGAGCTTTATTAttcacaatatttacaatattgaTGTTTCAGTGGTACTTAAAGATATTGTTCTATTACAGTATTATTTGTGAGcgtatttttaaacagttatttaacaaaaaaaaggaattattatTTCGTTCTTAGAACCTTCTAAAAATCCTTCGtaggaaacataaaatattgcattattgtaaagtaaaatatatctatacttgctcttacaataattaattaatggttttaataacatgcattacagtgtaaaaaaaaaagctgggctactcttaaccaacgaatagtggaattgatggaaacttataacgcccctaaggctgaaagtgGGAACATATTTCGTGTTACGAACCTGTGGAATATGAATTGAGTGCCTAACTCACATAGTCATGCTGTGCGTAAGATTCGAAATCTGTGAACGTTTCATGTCAAGTATCTCTAGTTTTTCGATTAAGTAGAGTTTGTCACAATTATATCTTCTTAtgtaccaactgtagcaaacaaacaataataaactgtttcccCGCGTCTTACATTAGGCAAGATTTTCGCAAATTCAACtctacttttgcgcgaaattctcaAACAAGCAAACTGTTTAAGTTTGACATGAGGATTATTAGCAGCATgtggttatatttttatatatatgttgtcatGGCGTATGTACAAAGATCATTTAATTAAAACGAATGTTGTTTCTAGTattttttttgaataaaattatataattgttattattaacgtGATCTATTTTTTTCCCAcaattttgctttttcttgtcAGTGTAAAAACTGTATTCTTTCCTAACcatgtaaaatcaaaacatgaTGTCTAGGTCGAATATTaagtgtaaaattttatataaaacaaatatgttttaatcattCAATATAACACCGCACATTGCTTCACAGAAACTTCTTTCTTGTCAGTCAAATCATAGATTTTTTTATGatgaaaaatatgcatttattaataattttatgtcagTATTAGATTTTGCATTATTTATGCAGAGCATATTGGAGGCTAAAAGAcactttaatttcataaataaaggaTCTAATAATACTgagttattttttctatataataataaagaactgttatctgtaataaaacatatttattttccaataataATCTTTTCTTCTTAATATGTCTGATTCACGCTGCAGATATGAGCTTTCTCGGTTTCGTTAATTAGGTTTTCTTGTTGTTGCTAAGCAATTTGACGTAAAGGCTATTGTTGAAACGCATTGGCTTTTCcctatattagaagttgttaatctccCCGATTGACCACAGGGTATAATACCAAGAGTCACATATGCAGGCACACTCGTGAATAACACCCAAGTACACACATTCGAAATCCATTTAAAACGCacgcaaaatttcaggtttctaggttcatTCCTCTTGGATTTATGGAGGCCACACACACACGAACATTTATATGCTACTTCAGCTTTATTCTGATTCAATTATAGTTTGCTGTAGTAATTTATGTGTTGAAAAAgctattttaaaaatcatattaagTTGACAAATTGCAATATATAAACGTAATGGcttcataaacaataaaatatgtactttttttCCATACTTTAACGGAATAAAAAGATTTtccttaaaataacaacaaaaatattttaattttcatcctGAGCTGTTGGTAAAAATATCAAGGATTACCAAGTCCAAATGAACCTTTTTTAAAACGCTTTCTCTTTTAGAATACATAAGTGACACTTTTTCTCTTAAATATCAGTGTAACCAAATCCTTCCTCTGGGACACAGCCTTTTATCTGGAGAATTATAATGCTAGAAAGTGGGTTGCGATACCTGTTGTGTGTAGAAcgtagataacccattgtttagctttgtgttgaaCTTCAAAGAGCAGCACAACCTAATTAGTTTCTTAACACTATTAATACTTGTTCTATCTATCAAAGCTATACGACATCGTTATTGGTAGGATGCACTTGTTCTAGAGAATCGGATTAACTTTTCCGTTAAACAGGTGGTTATGATATAGAGATAAACAAGTGTTAAGATTTGGAAGAGAAGCTCTAATGATTCAGTGTATATTCCATGAACTAAAAGTTCTGGAGTTGAAGATTCTCTAGTTAAAACTGAGTTTGTTATTATCGGATTTACGTTTCTTGTCACATCCGTATTTCTCCTGGACGTCGTACAGTAAACACGTTTTCTTTCTTACTGCCAGCaataaacagattaaaaaaaaaatgttgattccATTGTACTACAGCTATAATACGATTTCTGGTTTTAGTAATTAGagagtttctgtatttttttcttatagcaaagcaacaacggCATTCTACTTAGTCCTCCGAatggaatcaaactcctgattttaatgttgtaagtccgtagacttgaCATCAATATTCATAGTAATGAAACGGAAAatttagtttatagtttattttcaagaTGCTCGGAGTTGTTGTACGATGATTAGCCACGTGTAAAAGTAGACAAGATGACAACAAACGATGTTATATGGGTAGGCcattttttacactaaaatacAGATGTGGTAATAAGATCTAGTGAATGAAGGAAAAATtgattagtttttatatttctaacttGCTCTCATTGTTCCTGGTCTAATAAAAACTGATACTGCTACAAAGAGGGAAACGTTAATGCATCGAATATCGTGGATATTAAACTATTTGTACTTTCATAGAACAGAATATGTGCAAAAAGGTTTCCAAAGATtaggtataaataataaaaatacatctttttgtatttattatcaataatatatttatatatttatcaacatttcACTTCACGTCTCGGTTATTTATAGTAATCGTCCAAATGATTATATCATCATTATAGATGTTAATTAGATCCAAAACATTACCATTAACAGCACCTAGAGCCGAGAACGGCTAGTCGTCATCGTGTTGGTCTATAGAGGTAAGGTTCCGTGTTCCAGTTCCGTTTtagtcaaataaatataaatcatgtcATGTGGGGCAGCGAGTGCGTTAGTGGAATGACggtttaattccactattcgttctgAAAAGAGTTGGCATTTGGTGTTGTTGTTTAGCTGTCTCTCATTCAATGTGTCACTGAAAAAGTAATTATATACTCTATTTTGCTgggtgtttttttaaagttagacTCACTAAGTCTGCTTTAACTGACAAGACCTATGAAGAGTC from Tachypleus tridentatus isolate NWPU-2018 chromosome 1, ASM421037v1, whole genome shotgun sequence harbors:
- the LOC143244686 gene encoding diuretic hormone class 2-like — encoded protein: MVKISVIVGFIIMFLLMSVLSASLPQYRFQRGLLEIEHPDEARRVLNGVVESLLASESGKTEKRGLDLGLSRGFSGSQAAKHLMGLAAANFAGGPGRRRRDVNN